The following proteins come from a genomic window of Shewanella halifaxensis HAW-EB4:
- a CDS encoding efflux RND transporter periplasmic adaptor subunit, which yields MASEFKKITRLGLFAAVCFWTTACEKSSTDEAFNYPNTANIATITAELTQVTLFDELQGRVRPLRSAEIRPQVEGIITQRLFKQGDTLKQGDALFQIDQDIFTIDVEIKQAALEQSMAHLALIQSQVDRFTQLDRTKAVSKQAFEEVSFNLQIAAATVQQNRAQLKHSELQLEYAKVTAPISGIIGEALVTEGSLVSRTEPQPLAIIQQIDKVYIDVRQPASKLGLLRRLLANEQKNSEQGVKVIVQSSAESADDIEGQILFSGISVDENTGDLIIRIIADNAQQKLLPGMYVRTQIPRQKLQAITVPEHAVRRNSAGLPFVYIVVNDKFELRPVQLEGLQQRRYVISKGVNPNDIVVVTGQDNLREGAELVLSDWQQ from the coding sequence ATGGCTAGTGAATTTAAAAAAATTACCCGTTTAGGGCTGTTTGCTGCGGTCTGCTTCTGGACGACTGCCTGTGAGAAAAGTAGCACTGACGAGGCGTTTAATTATCCAAACACCGCCAATATCGCCACCATAACTGCTGAGTTAACTCAAGTCACCTTGTTTGATGAATTGCAAGGTCGAGTACGGCCACTACGTAGCGCTGAAATTCGTCCACAGGTGGAAGGAATTATAACCCAGAGGCTATTTAAGCAAGGAGACACCCTCAAGCAGGGGGATGCACTGTTTCAAATTGACCAAGATATTTTCACTATCGATGTAGAGATAAAACAAGCGGCGCTTGAGCAATCTATGGCGCACTTAGCGTTAATACAAAGCCAAGTTGATCGCTTTACTCAATTAGATCGTACTAAGGCGGTAAGTAAGCAGGCTTTTGAAGAGGTCAGTTTTAACTTACAAATTGCAGCCGCCACAGTGCAGCAAAATCGAGCCCAACTTAAGCATAGTGAGTTACAACTTGAGTATGCGAAAGTGACTGCACCTATCTCTGGGATTATCGGTGAGGCATTAGTGACTGAGGGAAGTTTAGTTAGCCGTACCGAGCCACAGCCATTAGCCATCATTCAGCAGATTGATAAGGTCTATATTGATGTTCGTCAACCCGCATCGAAACTTGGGTTATTGCGACGTTTATTAGCCAATGAACAGAAAAACAGTGAGCAAGGGGTCAAGGTGATTGTGCAGTCGTCTGCAGAGAGTGCAGATGATATCGAAGGACAAATTTTGTTTTCAGGGATCAGCGTTGATGAAAATACCGGTGATCTGATTATTCGTATTATTGCCGATAATGCGCAGCAAAAACTCTTACCTGGAATGTACGTACGAACCCAGATCCCGCGTCAGAAATTGCAAGCAATCACGGTTCCTGAACACGCGGTTCGCCGCAACAGTGCGGGCTTACCGTTTGTCTACATTGTTGTTAACGACAAGTTTGAGCTAAGACCTGTACAACTAGAAGGGCTGCAACAGCGACGATATGTAATTTCGAAAGGAGTTAATCCAAACGATATAGTGGTAGTGACTGGCCAAGATAACCTGCGCGAAGGGGCTGAGTTAGTCCTGTCTGATTGGCAGCAGTAA
- a CDS encoding multidrug efflux RND transporter permease subunit — MSYFFISRPVFAWVIAILISIAGVIAIPKLAVERFPSVAPPSIGLYLSYPGASPQTINDSVVTLIEREISGINGLLYFSSSSDASGSASITVTFENGTDPEMAQVEIQNKIRAIEPRLPLAVRQIGITVETTSSNNLMYLGLISPSGEYSEQQLSDYMVRNIVEEIKRVPGVGRVQMYGAEFAMRIWVDPVALTGYNLTMEDVTSAIAEQNVQISPGKVGDSPTSGGQMTVHSLTAQGQLETPEQFRAIVLRSNIDAGMVQLGDVAKVELGAQNYLFSNRENGQQSTSAAIQLSPGANAIATSQGIRDRLAELKLAMPSNMDYSITSDAAIFAKISIQKVVVTLLEAMVLVFLVMYLFLQKIRYTLIPAIVAPIALLGTFAVMWLMGFSINVFTMFGMVLAIGIIVDDAIVVVENVERVMAETGLPPKAATEQAMKSIYSAVIGITAVLSAVFIPMAFASGSVGTIFQQFSLAMAVSILFSAFLALTLTPALCATLLKPLTEHDHKSGGFFGWFNRNFHNFTQKVTAGVAHLVKRTGRVMALYIVLVVACIYSFTLVPSTFLPEEDQGYYMTSIQLPPDATVERTMDVVSKIEAFTLGREAIDASMSVLGFSFSGTGPGSAFGITTLKDWQLRGGSSTQQEVAALSDYLSDLTEGEVFSVLPAAIDGLGNSSNLSFQLQDSGNAGYERFQLIQKEFLEQAYASEKLSSVFYEALPETSGIHLNIDRAKARALGVPFNAISDTISTAMGSNYVNDFPNNGRLQQVIVQVQAESRMQLEDILQLAIRNEQGGTVYLSEFVTPVWQMAPQQLTRFNGLLAVAVSASPAPGYSTGEAMQEVERIAASLPTAAGIEWTGLSLQEKQAESQTVWLLLFSMLVIFLVLAALYESWSIPLAVILVVPLGIIGAVGFVLLNGVANDVFFKVGLVTIIGLSAKNAILIVEFAKQAQAEGICLVDSVLQATKQRLRPILMTSLAFSCGIIPLYLATGPSSEIQNSIGTGVLGGMFTGTVFAVLFVPVFFVFICQLLERVRPKLGVTLN; from the coding sequence GTGTCGTATTTTTTTATTTCTCGACCTGTTTTTGCATGGGTTATTGCTATTTTAATTAGCATCGCTGGAGTGATCGCCATTCCTAAGTTGGCTGTCGAGCGTTTTCCTAGCGTTGCGCCGCCGAGTATTGGTTTGTACTTATCTTACCCTGGCGCGAGTCCACAAACGATTAATGACAGTGTTGTGACCTTGATTGAGCGGGAGATCTCAGGGATTAATGGTCTGCTTTATTTTAGCTCCTCGTCAGATGCTAGCGGAAGCGCCTCAATTACGGTGACCTTTGAAAATGGTACCGATCCTGAGATGGCTCAGGTTGAGATCCAAAACAAGATCAGAGCCATTGAGCCAAGACTACCTTTAGCGGTTCGTCAAATCGGCATCACGGTGGAAACCACTTCTTCAAATAACCTGATGTATTTAGGGCTTATCTCACCGAGTGGCGAATATTCAGAGCAGCAACTGAGTGACTACATGGTGCGAAATATCGTTGAGGAGATAAAGCGCGTGCCCGGTGTGGGACGAGTACAGATGTATGGCGCTGAGTTTGCGATGCGGATCTGGGTCGACCCGGTGGCGTTGACGGGCTATAACTTAACGATGGAAGATGTGACATCAGCCATTGCAGAGCAAAATGTGCAGATTTCTCCCGGTAAAGTCGGTGATTCTCCGACATCTGGCGGCCAAATGACGGTGCACTCTCTAACTGCCCAAGGGCAATTAGAAACCCCAGAGCAGTTTAGAGCCATTGTGCTGCGTTCAAATATTGATGCTGGCATGGTCCAATTAGGAGATGTAGCTAAGGTTGAGCTTGGGGCACAAAATTACCTGTTTAGTAATCGGGAAAATGGTCAGCAGTCGACATCTGCTGCGATTCAGCTATCGCCTGGAGCGAATGCGATTGCGACTTCGCAAGGGATCAGAGACCGATTGGCTGAGCTTAAGCTTGCCATGCCCAGCAATATGGACTATTCGATCACCTCCGATGCGGCTATCTTTGCCAAAATATCCATTCAAAAGGTTGTCGTGACACTGCTCGAAGCAATGGTGTTGGTGTTTTTAGTGATGTACCTGTTTTTGCAAAAAATCCGCTATACCCTTATCCCCGCGATTGTCGCTCCGATTGCGTTGCTGGGTACGTTTGCGGTGATGTGGCTAATGGGCTTTTCCATCAATGTGTTCACTATGTTTGGTATGGTGTTGGCTATCGGTATTATTGTTGACGATGCCATCGTAGTGGTTGAAAACGTTGAACGAGTAATGGCTGAAACAGGCTTGCCACCCAAAGCGGCAACAGAGCAGGCGATGAAAAGCATCTATAGCGCTGTTATTGGGATTACGGCTGTGTTATCTGCGGTATTTATCCCAATGGCATTTGCATCGGGCTCGGTAGGCACAATTTTCCAGCAGTTCTCGCTTGCAATGGCAGTGTCGATTTTATTCTCGGCCTTCTTAGCCTTAACATTGACGCCAGCTTTGTGCGCAACTTTATTAAAGCCTTTGACTGAGCATGACCATAAAAGCGGTGGTTTTTTTGGCTGGTTTAATCGTAACTTCCACAATTTCACCCAAAAAGTGACAGCTGGTGTTGCCCATCTCGTTAAGCGAACGGGCAGAGTGATGGCACTTTACATCGTACTTGTGGTGGCATGTATTTATAGCTTTACTCTAGTGCCGAGCACCTTTTTACCCGAAGAAGATCAAGGCTACTATATGACGTCTATCCAGCTGCCGCCTGATGCGACGGTAGAGCGAACTATGGATGTGGTGAGTAAAATTGAGGCGTTTACTTTAGGTCGAGAGGCCATTGATGCCAGCATGAGTGTTCTTGGTTTCAGTTTTAGTGGTACTGGCCCAGGCTCTGCCTTTGGCATTACGACATTAAAAGACTGGCAGCTACGTGGTGGTAGCTCTACACAACAGGAAGTGGCAGCGTTAAGTGATTATTTAAGTGATTTAACGGAAGGAGAAGTGTTTAGTGTGTTACCCGCTGCGATAGATGGCTTGGGCAACTCATCCAATTTATCTTTTCAATTACAAGACAGTGGTAATGCAGGTTACGAGCGTTTCCAATTGATCCAAAAGGAATTCCTTGAGCAGGCATATGCCAGTGAAAAGCTATCATCTGTGTTCTATGAAGCGCTGCCTGAAACCAGTGGCATACACCTAAATATTGATCGCGCCAAAGCGCGGGCGCTAGGGGTGCCTTTTAACGCGATTAGCGACACAATCTCTACTGCAATGGGCTCTAATTACGTTAATGATTTTCCTAATAATGGCCGCTTGCAACAGGTGATTGTTCAAGTTCAAGCTGAGTCAAGAATGCAACTTGAGGATATATTGCAACTGGCTATCCGCAATGAGCAAGGCGGCACGGTTTATCTCTCTGAATTTGTCACCCCTGTGTGGCAAATGGCGCCGCAACAACTGACCCGATTTAATGGTTTATTAGCCGTTGCGGTGTCGGCGTCTCCTGCACCGGGATACTCTACTGGAGAGGCTATGCAGGAGGTGGAGCGTATTGCTGCTTCACTGCCAACGGCTGCAGGCATCGAATGGACAGGGCTTTCACTGCAAGAAAAACAAGCGGAGTCACAAACAGTATGGTTATTACTGTTTTCAATGCTGGTTATTTTCTTAGTATTGGCGGCGCTGTATGAAAGCTGGTCTATCCCGTTAGCCGTTATTTTGGTGGTGCCATTAGGCATTATTGGTGCTGTGGGCTTCGTGCTATTAAATGGTGTGGCAAACGATGTATTCTTTAAAGTTGGTTTGGTGACTATCATTGGCTTGTCGGCTAAGAATGCCATTCTTATCGTCGAGTTTGCCAAGCAGGCTCAGGCGGAAGGGATCTGCCTCGTCGATTCCGTATTGCAGGCAACTAAGCAAAGGCTTAGACCCATTTTGATGACGTCTTTGGCCTTTAGCTGCGGCATTATTC
- a CDS encoding response regulator transcription factor, protein MIRVLLIEDDRDLAETLLQLMELAQMLPDHVSNGIAGLTLARSNSYDVLVIDVGLPKLDGYSVCKQLRASGIDTPILFLTAFSSIDNKLEGFASGGDDYLAKPFDNRELIARITALSGRKSSHVKRLEIAGLIMNCEQQQVSYQGQKLELTPACYTLLEVLMRASPEIVSRQSLENKLWGDEPPSSNVLKAHIYYLRRALTQVQLAEMLYTSTGRGWALRPSNTR, encoded by the coding sequence ATGATCCGTGTTTTATTGATTGAAGATGACCGTGATCTCGCCGAGACGCTACTCCAATTAATGGAGCTCGCCCAGATGCTTCCCGATCACGTCAGTAATGGTATTGCCGGGCTCACATTAGCCCGCAGCAATAGTTATGATGTACTGGTGATTGATGTCGGCTTGCCTAAACTTGACGGCTATAGTGTATGCAAACAACTTAGGGCTAGCGGAATCGATACACCGATACTTTTCTTAACCGCGTTTTCCAGCATAGATAATAAGCTTGAAGGCTTCGCTTCTGGCGGTGATGATTACCTTGCTAAGCCCTTCGATAATCGAGAACTTATTGCTCGTATAACAGCCTTGTCAGGCAGAAAAAGTAGCCATGTAAAACGGCTTGAGATCGCGGGCTTAATCATGAATTGTGAGCAACAGCAAGTGTCCTATCAAGGACAAAAACTTGAGCTCACTCCAGCCTGCTACACCCTGTTAGAAGTACTGATGCGCGCAAGCCCTGAAATAGTCAGTCGTCAATCATTAGAAAACAAGTTATGGGGCGACGAGCCGCCAAGCAGTAATGTGCTTAAAGCACATATATATTATTTGCGCCGGGCATTAACTCAGGTACAGCTTGCAGAAATGCTGTATACCTCTACGGGAAGAGGCTGGGCACTGCGCCCAAGTAACACACGATGA